In the genome of Luteitalea pratensis, the window TGGCCGACGCGAGCCCGATTCCGGTGCTGCTGTACAACCAGCCGGCGGTGTTCGGCGCAGAGATTGCCGCGTCGACCGTCGCCATCCTCGCGCGTCACGACAACATCGTCGGCATCAAGGACTCGAGCGGAAACATCGCGCACGTCAACGACGTGCTGGCGCGCGTGGCGGCCGAGTTCAGCGTACTCACCGGGGTGGCCGGCATCATGTACCAGGCCCTGCTCAGCGGCACCAGGGGCAGCATCGTCGCCGTGGCCAACGTGGTGCCGAACCTGTGCGTGGAGTTGTACGAATTCGTCATGACCGGCGAACTGCACAAGGCGCTGGCGCTGCAGCGCGCGCTCGCGCCGCTTGCCAATGCGGTGACGATGCAGCACGGGGTCGCGGGGCTGAAAGCGGCGATGACGCTCGCCGGCTACTCGGGCACCATTCCGCGCCTCCCACTCGAACCCGTCGCCTCAGAAGTCGAAGAGGAGTTGCGCGGCATGCTGCGCCACCTCGAACTGTTCACAGGGTGGACGCTCGAGAATCGCGGCGGCCGCCCGGACGGGCCGGCGGAGGCGCATCCGTGAGGCGTCTCCTCCTCGCGAGCGTGCTCCTGGCCGGGATGGTCACGGCCCTGGAGGGACAACAGGAGCGACGGGAATTCCCGCCGACCACGGCACCCCTGTCGCGCGCGCTCACTGTCCTGACGTTCAACATCCACCATGCCGAAGACACCGACGGCAAGGTGGACGTCGGGCGAATTGCAAAGCTCATCCAAAACAGTCAGGCCGACATCGTCGGGCTTCAGGAAGTGGATCGCGGCGTCGAGCGCACGGCACGACGTGATCTCCTGAAGGAGATTGCCGACCACGCCGGCATGCGCTTCGCCTTCGGCAAGAATCTCGATCACCAGGGCGGCGACTACGGCAACGCGCTGCTCACGTCACTGCCGATCGTGTCGGTGGGCAACAAGCGGCTGCCCAACACGGGCGGCGGCGAACAACGCGGGGTGTTGCAGGTGGTGGTCGACGTCGAGGGCACGCAGGTGCTGGTGCTGACCACGCACCTCGATCACCGCAAGGAAGACCCGCAGCGTGTGGCCAGCGCCGACGCCATCCTCGACATGGTGCAGGCGTTCGGCCCTGGTCCGGTCGTGGCCATGGGCGACTTCAACGACGTCCCTGGCAGCGCCACCTGGACGCGCCTGATGACGGTATTCACGGATACGTGGGCGGCGGTGGGCAGCGGCGATGGCTTCTCCATCCCCGTCGAGGCCCCTGCGAAACGTATCGACTGGATCCTGGTGAGGGGGGCCGAACCGGTCTCGGCCGAGGTCCTGAAGTCGGAGGCATCCGACCACTTGCCGGTGGTGGCCAGGGTGAAGCTCCGATAATTGCAGAAGTTCAGACGTTCAGAAGTTCATCAGCACCACCTGAGCGCTTCGACGGTTGGCGGTGTCCATGAAATTCTGCAATCCCTGCAATTCTGCAATTCCCAGCGGTAGGAAGGGCGGCCGACCCTCTCCGAGCGGCCGCCCGGGCGGCTGCTAGTGCGCCATCTTGATCGAGCTGACGGCGATGATCATCTTGCCGTCCTTCTCGGTCACGTCACCGGTGGCTTCCACCTTGTGACCGGCAAACTCGATGAGCTTCGCGTTCTTGTTCTCGGTCCAGGCGCCGGTGACCTCGTAGATGCCCTTGTCGTTGGCCACGGCCAACGGCGAGCCCTTCTTCGCGCAGGAAGCCGCACAATCGGCATGGCCTTCGCTCGTCGCCTTTTCCGTGCCCTGCTTGGTGTTGCACGTCACGTCGACGAGCACGCCCGATACTGTCTTGGTCTCGGCCGACAGGCCCGTGCCAAACGCGAGAGTCGCCGCGGCGACGCCCAACATGAACTTCCGCATGTCTCTCTCCTTTGCGCGGCCCAGTTGCGCCCCTCCATACCCTCTCGGTGAATGGGGAAGCCGGCCGCATCGTGCCGTCATCGTCCCCGGGGGACCCGGAACCCGACGACGGAACCTGTCTGCAACGGCTTACGATGCGGAGTACTGGCCGGATTGTCAACTGTGACGCATTGACAGCCCCGCTGGTCCCCGGCTACGCTTTCGGGGTCATGGCGTGCCGCAGCCAGCATCATCACCATCGCCACCAGGCCCACGCCCGTGGGACCGGTGATGGTCTGCGCGCCTGCTGAACACGACGTTCGCACTACCCGAACAACAGCACGCCTCCTGCAGCCTCGCTGGTCCACCCAGCGGGGTTTTTGTGTTTTCAGGGGCTTTTCCAGGGATCCGGGATGGACTTCGACAAGTTTCACGGGCTGGTGCCCGCCGTGGTGCAGGACGACGCGAGCAACGAGGTGCTGATGGTCGGCTTCATGAACGCGGAGGCGCTGCAACGGACCCGCGAGACGGGGTTCGTGACCTTCTTCAGCCGTACCCGCAAAGCGCTCTGGATGAAGGGCGAGACGTCGGGCAACCGCCTGAGGGTGGTCCGCCTGCTCACCGACTGCGACACCGACACCGTGCTGGCCCGCGTCGAGCGGCAGGGTGACGGCCTCGTCTGCCACCTCGGGACCGTCAGCTGCTTCACCCAGGAGATCGCCTGAGCATGCCGCCCCTTCGCCTCGGCATCCCCAAGGGTTCGCTGCAGGACTCCACCGTGCAGCTGTTTGCGCGCGCCGGCTGGAACATCTATGTCAGCTCGCGCTCCTACTTCCCGGGCACCGACGACAGCGAGCTGGAGTGCATGCTGATCCGCGCCCAGGAGATGGCCCGGTACGTGGCTGACGGCGTCATCGACGCGGGGCTCACGGGACAGGACTGGATCGCCGAGCAGCTCATCGCCTCCCGCGCCGAAGTCGTGCCGGTACAGGAACTGGTCTACTCGAAGCAGAGCTTCGGGACGGTCAAGTGGGTGCTCGCGGCGCCTGAGGACTCACGCTTCAAGACGCCCAAGGACTTCGCCGGCTGCACCATCGCCACCGAGCTGGTCCGTGTCACCCAGCAGTATTTCGAGGAACGCGGCGTAGATGTCACGGTCGAGTTCTCCTGGGGAGCGACCGAGGTCAAGCCGCCCGTGCTTGCCGACGGCATCGTCGAAGCGACGGAAACCGGCTCGACGCTGCGCGCGAACCGGCTGCGGATCATCGACACCGTGATGGAATCCAAGACCCAGCTGATCGCCAATCCCGCGGCGTGGGCCGACGCCTGGAAGCGCACCAAGATCGAGAACATCGCCCTGCTGCTGCGCGCCGCGATCGAGGCGCAGGGTCGCGTCGGGCTGATGCTCAACGTCAGGCGCGAGGGGTTGGCGCGTTTGCTGGAGTTGGTGCCTGCGCTGCGCCGTCCCACGATTTCGCCGCTGAGCGATGACGAGTGGGTGGCCGTGAACACGATCATCGAGGAGCGGACCGTGCGCGACCTGGTCCCGAAGCTCAAGTCTGCTGGCGCAGAGGGCATCGTCGAGTATCCCCTCAACAAGATCGTGATGTGAACATGCTGCCGATTCTCGAGTCCACCGACACCAGGGCGTTGCGGCGGTTGCTGGATCGCACGCCGGACGATCACGCCCGGATCGAGCCGGCGGTGCGGGACATCCTTGGCGCGGTGCGCACGCGAGGCGACAAGGCGCTGGTGGAGTTCGCGCGCAAGTTCGACCGCCTCGAGGGACCGATCGAATTGTCACCCGCGGAGATCCATGCCGGCGCCGGGGACTGCCCCCGCGAAGTACGGGCGGCCATCCGCAAGGCAGCGCGACACATCCGGATGGTGGCCAGGGCGCAGGTGCCGGCCACATGGACGAAGCAGGTGGCGCCAGGGGTCAAGGTGTCCCAGCGCGTGGTGCCGCTCGAGCGCGTCGGCTGCTACGTCCCGGGCGGGCGTTACCCGCTGCCGTCGTCACTCCTGATGGCTGCGGTCACGGCACGCGCGGCCGGCGTGCCCGAAGTCATCGTGACGTGCCCGCGTCCGGACGCCTCGGTGCTCGCCGCGGCCGTCGAAGCGGGTGTGGACCGGATCTTCCAGCTTGGTGGCGCGCAGGCCATCGCGGCGCTGGCCTATGGCACGGCCACCGTGCCGCGCGTGGACAAGATCGTCGGACCGGGGAACGCGTACGTCGCGCTGGCCAAGGCGCTCGTGGCCCGCGACTGCGCCATCGATTTCTTCGCCGGACCGAGCGAGATCGTCGTCGTCGCCAGCTCCGGTGATCCCGCGTGGATCGCCGCCGATCTGCTCGCGCAGGCGGAGCACGACGTCGATGCCCGCGCCCTCTTCCTCACGCCATCGCGCCGACTCGCGCAGCAGGTCGCGCGCGCGATCGAGGCGCAGCTGGCCGGACCCGATGCGCAGGGCACACCGGCACGCGACTCACTCGCGCGCAATGGCGCGATCGTCGTGACCCGGACTATCGCGGAGGCGGCCGCGCTGGCGAACCGCATCGCGCCGGAACACCTCGTGGTCGACACGCCCGAACTCGGTGCGTCGATTCCGGTGGCGGGCTCGATCTTCGTCGGCGCCTGGACGGCGCAGGCCGCCGGTGATTACGCCATCGGCTCCAATCACGTGCTGCCGACCAGCGGCGCGGCGCGGTTCCGCGGCGGCCTGCACGCCTGGGATTTCGTGCGGGTCTCGACCGTCCAGCAACTCACGAAACGGGGCGTGGCGTTGGTCGGGCCGACCGCGGCGACGCTGGCTGATGCCGAAGGCCTGAAGCTGCATGCGGCATCGATCCGCGCCCGGCTCGGCATCGCACCGAAGGTTGGGCCGGTGAAAGCACGGGCCCGCCGTCCATCCGCGCGGAGCAGCCGATGACCACTGCGCGAGCAGGCGATCGGGCCGGGACGTCCGGCTCCATGGAACGTCCTGGCACGGTGGCGCCAGCCGGTGCGAACCAGTACGAGTACGACCGTGCCGACGCGCCGGCCGACGCCCTGCGGCTGCACCTCAACGAGCACACGGGCGGCTGCTCGGCCGCCGTCACCGAAGCCGTGGCGCGAGTCACGCGCGAGACAGTCGCGAAGTACCCGGACTACACGGCGGTCACGCGCGCCGTTGCCGATCACCTCGATGTGCCGACCTCGCGCGTGCTCCTCACCAATGGCCTGGACGAGGGCATCTTTGCCGTGGCGATTGCGCAGCTTCGGCCGCCAGGTGTAGCTGCCGGACTCGTCCGGCAGCCTGCGCGCGGGACAAGTCCCGCGCCTGCTCCTGTTTCGGCGAGCGGAACAGGTCGGAAGTCGCGAATCGTCGCGGGTAGCCTGCAGCCTGTCGCGTGTGGCCTGAACGAGGCCTTGATCCTGGAACCGGCGTTCGGCATGTACGCCGATGCCGTCGAGGCCGTCGGCGGCACCGTCGTGCGCGTGATGCCGGGAGCGGGCCTGTCGCTCGATCGCGAGGCGATCGCTGCGGCCGTCACGCCGCTCACCGGCGCGCTGTTTGTCGCCAGCCCAGGTAACCCCAGCGGTATTTCGTTGACCTTGGCCGAGATCACCTGGCTTGCCTCGCTGTTGCCAGCTGGCGCGCTCCTGCTCCTCGACGAGGCCTATGTCGAGTTCGGCGGGGAGAGCTTCATCCCGCATCTCGACAGGTGGTCGAATGTCGTGGTCGGCCGAACGTTTGCCAAGGCTTACGGGTTGGCCGGCATGCGAGTCGGCGCGGTCGTGGCTCGCGAGGACGTCATCACCCGATTGCGACGCGTGCTGCCGCCCTACAGCCTGAACGTCTTCGTAGTCGCCGCCCTGGAAGCCGCCCTCGGCGACCGTGCCTACATGGACGACTACCGCGCCCAGGTGGCCGAGTCGAAGCGACTCCTGTACGACGCATGCGAGCGCTGGGGCCTGCCCTGCGTGAGGAGCGACGCCAACTTCGTGCTGGTACGCGCGGGCGACAAGCGGCAGGCGCTGCTCGACGGCCTCCAGGCACGCAACATCTACATCCGCGATCGAGACCGGCAACCGGGCTGCGAGGGCTGCGTGCGCGTGACCACCGGTCTCGTGACCCACACGACGACATGCATCGCGGCCATGGAGGAGATCCTGTGCGCAAGGGCGTGATCGCGCGGCACACCCGCGAGACCAAGATCGACATCGCGCTGGGCATCGAGGGCAAGGGTCGCTACCAGGTGCATACCGGCATCCGGTTCTTCGACCACATGCTGGAGCTCTTCACGCGCCACGGCGCCTTCGACCTGACAATGACGGCAGACGGCGACCTCGACGTCGACCAGCATCACACCGTCGAGGACGTCGGGATCGCGCTTGGCGAGGCCTTCACGATGGCACTCGGCACGAAGGTGGGCATCAACCGCGCCGGCTATTTCCTGATGCCGATGGACGAGACGCTGGCAATTGCGGCGGTCGACCTCAGCGGGCGTCCGCACGCGGTCGTGGAACTCGGCGTCAAGGTGCGCCTCGTTGGCGACCTGCAGGTCGAGCTGTTGCACGACTTCTTCGAGGGCTTCGCCCAGGGCGCGCGCGCCAACGTCCACGTCAAGGTGATGTACGGCCGGTCCAGCCACCATCGCGTCGAAGCCGTGTTCAAGGCCTTCGCACGCGCCATGCGCGTGGCCTGCGCGAAGGACAAGCAACTGGCGCGCATGCTGCCGAGCACGAAGGGGCTGCTGTGATCGTCGCGCTCATCGACTACAAGGCGGGCAACCTGACGTCCGTGCGCAAGGCCCTGGCCGCGCTCGGCGCGGAGATCCTGACGCCCGACTCTCCGGCAGATCTCGACCGCGCGGACGCGATCATCGTCCCCGGCGTCGGACACTTCGAGGCAACCGCAGCCCTCGACGCCGGGTGGCACAGCGCGATCCGCTCGCGGCTGGCCGCAGGTGTCCCGCTGCTCGGCATCTGTCTCGGGCAGCAATGGCTGTTCGAGGGCAGCGACGAGGCGCCCGACGTGCCCGGCCTGGGCGTGTTTCCGGGCCGCTGCGTGAAGCTGGACCCTGCGCGCGGGCTCATGGATGACCGGGCCCCCGGTGCCCGGTACCCGGTGCCCGGATCTTTGAAGGTGCCGCACGTCGGCTGGAACGCGCTCAAGCAGACAACCCGTTCGTCACGACTGCTCGCAGGCGTCCAGGACGAGGCGCAGGCCTACTTCACGCACTCGTACGTCGCGCCCGACAGCGACGCGACCGTCGCCATCACCGAGCACGGCGTGCCCTTCGCGAGCGTCGTCGAGCACGGCCTCGTGTTCGGCGCGCAATTCCATCCAGAGAAGAGTGGCGAGACGGGCCTGAAGATGCTCCGCAATTTTCTCGAGGTCGCAGAGGAAGGCCGGGCTCGGAGAGCCGGCCCTACCGGTGCGACTCAGCCACTCCCGACTCCCGACTTGTCCCGCCGAAGCCCTCGGGCGAAGGCGGCTGCCCGATTCCCGCCTGGATTCGACGGCCGAAGGCCGATTGACGAAGGCCGCTCCCGGGAGGTGCGCTGATGCTGTCCAAGCGAATCATCGCGTGCCTGGACGTGCGCGACGGTCAGGTGGTCAAGGGCATCAACTTCGAGGGACTGCGCAATGCGGGCGATCCCGCCGAACTCGCGCGACGTTACAACGTCGAGGGTATCGACGAGCTCGTGATCCTCGACGTGACCGCGACGCTGGAGAAGCGGCGCACGATGGCGCGCACCGTCGCGACCGTCGCGAAGGAACTGTTCATCCCGCTGGCAGTCGGCGGCGGCATCGCCTCCGAGGAGGATGCCGCGGCAGCGGTCGAAGCGGGGGCCGACAAGGTCAGCATCAACAGCGCCGCCGTCGCCAATCCCTCGCTCGTCACGTCCCTCGCGCGGCGCTACGGCTCGCAGGCCGTCGTCGTCGCGATCGACGCCAAGCTCGAAGGTAATCGCTTCGGCGTGTACGTCCGCAGTGGATCCACGCCGACGGGGCGCGATGCCGTCGAATGGGCACGCGAGGCCGCCGATCGCGGCGCCGGCGAAATCCTGTTGACGTCGATCGACAAGGACGGCACGAGGAGTGGTTTCGACCTGCCGATGACCGCCGCCGTCTCGCGTGCCGTGAGCATCCCGGTGATCGCCTCGGGCGGGGCCGGCACCTTCAGCCATTTCTCGGATGTCTTCACCGAAGGCTGCGCCGACGCTGCCCTGGCCGCATCCGTCTTCCATTTCAGTGAACACGCCGTCAGCGAGCTCAAGGCGCACCTCGACGCGCAAGGGATCCCGGTGCGCCTCCGGTAATTACCCGTCGCGCGGCGACCGAGAGTCATGCGTCGACCAAGGTCGACGCCTACGAACGCACCGCTCCCGGTTCCCGATTCCCGATTCCCGATTCCCGGTTCCCGATTCCTCCTAATGCTGATCCCCGCAATCGATCTCCGCGACGGCCAGGTCGTACAACTCGTCCAGGGCAAGCGGCTCGCGCTGGCCACCGACGACTGGCAGTCGTGGGTGGACAGGTTCCGGCCCTTTCCGAAAGTGCAGCTCATCGATCTCGACGCCGCCATGGAGCGCGGCGCAAACGAGCCACTGCTTCGGAAGATCTGCGCCGAGAAGGCGTGTCGCGTCGGTGGCGGGATCCGGTCCATCGAACGTGCGCAGCACGTGCTCTCGCTCGGCGCGACGCACGTCATCGTGAGCTCGGCCCTCTTCAAGGGCGGGCATCTCGATCTCGAGTTCGCCGCACGATTGGCCGACTCGCTGGGACGCGCGCGTGTCATCGCTGCCGTGGACAGCTCCCAGGGTGTCGTCACGATCCGCGGTTGGCAGGAGGCCACAAGGGTCACCGCGGTCGAGGCCGCCCGGGCGCTCGAGCCGTTCTGCGATGAGTTGCTCTACACCAACGTCGACACCGAGGGCCTGATGCAGGGCATCCCGATGGACGCGGTCCGCGCCGTTCGGGAGGCGACCAGCCGCCGCGTCGTCGCCGCGGGTGGCATCACCACCCAGCAGGAGATCGACGAGCTCGATGCCATGGGGGTCGATGCCGTCGTCGGCATGGCCATCTACACGGGCCGCCTGGCACTCAGGCAACCCTGAGCCGCTGAACGCCGAGCAGGTCCGCGGCAGGCCCACATTCGTAGTCGCCGACCTTCAGGTCGACGGGCAGGATCGCGACGCGTCGTGATGCTACGCTTCCGGGCATGTTCCTGTCTTCGTGGCGTGGCCCCGTCGGGCTGGTGGCGCTCGGCGGCCTGGTGTTGGCCGGCTGTGCACGCACCGATCGGTTCAACGTCCGGAACGCACACGCGCACGTCGAGCGGCTCACCGCCTCGGGCAGCCGCTGGAGCGGCACCCCTGCCAACGAGAAAGCCCGCGCCTATCTGATCGAGACCCTCCAGCTGTACGGGTTCGACGTACGGATACAGGAGGCGGACGCGTCCTGGCGCGAGGCCGGTGTCACGACTCGCGTCGCCAACATCATTGCGATCAAGCCCGGGCAGCAACAGGACGCCATCGCCATCGTGTCGCACTACGATTCGGTGGCCTGGGGCCCGGGCGGCGGTGACGATGCCCTGGGGACGGCGGTGGCGCTGGAGTCGGCACGCGTGCTCGGGGCGAGGACAGCTCCGCGCTACGCGCTGATGCTGCTGATCACGGACGGCGAGGAGCACGGCATGATGGGCGCGCGTGCGCTCGTGGACGATCCCGAGATCCGCGCGCGACTGAAGACCTTCATCAACCTCGAGTCGATCGGCACCGACAGCCCGTTCGTGCTGTTCGAGACCGGCCCGGGCACGAGTCCGGCGTTGCGCGCGTGGGCCGCCGCATCGAGGCCGAGGGGCGGCTCGTACATGCAGTCGATCTACGATGCGCTGCCCAACGACACGGACTTCTCGATCCTGAAGCAGTTGCCTGGCGTTTCCGGCATCAACCTTGCCGCGACTGGCGACGGATACACGTATCACACCGATCGCGACCGTGCCGATCGCGTCACCACGCGTGTGCTGGCGCGGGCCGGACAGGTGGTGCTCGACGTAGTCGATGGCCTCGACGCGCGCGCCTCGCTGACACCGGATCCCCGCCCCTCCGTGTACTTCTCCCTGCTCGATCGCGTGGCGTTTGTCGGGTCCTTGCGGACGGCGGTCGTCCTCGGCTGGATCATCGCGATACTCGGCGTGCTGTCGTGGGTCGCGACCCTGCGCCACCTGACGAGGAGTGGCGGTGTCGGCAACCTGCTCACGACCGGACTGTGGGCGCTCATCGCATCGGGGGCCGTGCTGGGCGCGCTCGTGGCCGCGGTGTGGCTGGTTCGCACTGGGCGGGCCGAGCTTCACCCGTGGTTCGCGGCTCCGTGGCGGCTCTTCACGTTCATGACCGTGATGGTCGTGACGGTCACCTGGATGGTGCGGCGCCTCGCGTCCGTGGCCCCCGCGGCTTTCAAACCCGATGGCACGCCGTTCGGCGTCTGGTTCGCGGCGCTGCCCGCGTGGGTCGCACTGCTGATCTTCGCGCTGCGCCATGCGCCGGGCGCGTCGTACCTGATGTCGATCCCGATGCTGGCCGTGGTCGTGCTCGTCGTCCCGACCTCGTGGCTCGTCGGAAGCGAACCTACGCCGAGGACGTGGCCCGCGCGAGTCGGCAGCATCCTCGTGGTCATCATCACGTGGATGCTGTGGGCACCGGACCTGCTCACGCTCCTGCCGTTTGCCGTGACGCTGCTCGGGCGCATGCCCATCGTCACGCCGACGTGGGCGTACCCGTCCGTCTTCTTCCTGGCCGGCATCGTGCTCTGGCCGCCAGTTCTGGCCGTGCTCGTCGGCCGCATGCGCTGGCGTGTCGCACACGGGATTGCCGCCGGCACGTTGATGTTCGCGCTGGTCGTGACCGGTGTCCTCGCCTGGGTGGCGCCGGCGTTCACGGTCGAACGGCCGCAGCAGCGCTCGGCCCTGTTCGTGGACGATCGCATCCGCGGTGCGGCGAGCTGGGAACTGCACGGCAACGAGCCTGGCGTGGACATCGGCCCAGGTGCGCCAGCCAACGTCGCCTGGCAGGTGGCCGAACGATCATCGGTACCCGGCAGCGAGATCGACCGGAAGGCGCACCTGTTCCGCGCCAGTGTGCCGCCACCAGCCACGGCCGTTCCCGCCACGATCATGGCGACCATCGTGCGCCGGCCCGGCGACGCCGACGTCGAGATCACCGTGACGCCGCGTGACGCGGAGTGGCAAGCGGTCGCGATCGTGTTGCCCGATTCCATCGTGCCGACCAGGTCCACGCTGGCTGGCCGGACGCGAGCTGGACGCTGGCAGGCCTGGCACACGACGATGCCGAGCGATGGGATCACGTGGCGGGGAACGGTGCCGGCAAGCCAGGCCGATCGACTCGCGGGCACCGAAGTCTGGATTGCGCGGGTGCGCCTGCCCGATGCCGTCGACGGCGAGCGCGTGCCGGCGTGGCTGCGCGCGCCACACACCGCGTGGATGACACAGCACGTCGTGATGTTGGGACTGGCCTTCAACGAGTCGACGGAAGCGCCAGCACCGATGACGCCCTTGACGCTGCCGCTGCCGTCGGCGACGCCCTCGGTCGCTTCGCCGCTGCCACCCGCCGCGACGCCCAGCGGCCGGGTGCCTCGATGAGCGTGACGCGCAAGTCCTGGCTCGATCATCTCGGCCTGGGACGCCCGGAGCTGCGCGCCTGGGCGTTCTACGACTGGGCCAACTCCGCGTTCCTGACGACGATCGTCGCGGCAGTCTTTCCCGTCTACTACAACAACGTCGCCGCGAAGGGTCTGACGCCGGAGACGGCGGCCTTCAACTTCAGCATGGCCACCACCATCGCGCTGGCCGTCAGCGCGGTCATCGCACCGATACTCGGGGCGATTGCAGACCATCGGCCGTACAAGAAGCCCTTCCTCGTCGGTTTCATGGTGATCGGCGTGATCGCCACGATGGCCATGGCGTCGATCGGCGAGGGCGACTGGGCACTGGCGATCGGGTTGTTCATGGTGGCGAACGTCGCGGTCAGCGGCTCGATCGCGTTCTACGACTCGCTGCTGCCGCACATCGCCGCGCCCGAGGAACTCGACAAGGTGTCGTCGTCCGGCTTTGCGCTCGGCTACCTGGGTGGAGGCCTGCTGCTGCTCGTGAATCTCGCGTGGATCCTGCAGCCGGAGCGCTTCGGCATTCCCGACGTGGGCGTTGCGACGCGCCTCGCGTTCTTCAGCGTTGGGGTCTGGTGGCTCGTCTTCTCGATCCCGCTGATGCGCACGGTGGCCGAACCGGCGTTGCCGGGTGGCGGCCATGACTCCAT includes:
- a CDS encoding dihydrodipicolinate synthase family protein, with translation MLRGVFPPLPTPFTEDALDEGVLRETVASLMESRLSGLLVLGTNGESFLIEPAEADRIVRIARDAMPAGRPLLAGTGCDATRATIAACQRAADHGATHALVRPPTSYTRFMTQDVLMAHYDRVADASPIPVLLYNQPAVFGAEIAASTVAILARHDNIVGIKDSSGNIAHVNDVLARVAAEFSVLTGVAGIMYQALLSGTRGSIVAVANVVPNLCVELYEFVMTGELHKALALQRALAPLANAVTMQHGVAGLKAAMTLAGYSGTIPRLPLEPVASEVEEELRGMLRHLELFTGWTLENRGGRPDGPAEAHP
- the hisB gene encoding imidazoleglycerol-phosphate dehydratase HisB, whose amino-acid sequence is MHRGHGGDPVRKGVIARHTRETKIDIALGIEGKGRYQVHTGIRFFDHMLELFTRHGAFDLTMTADGDLDVDQHHTVEDVGIALGEAFTMALGTKVGINRAGYFLMPMDETLAIAAVDLSGRPHAVVELGVKVRLVGDLQVELLHDFFEGFAQGARANVHVKVMYGRSSHHRVEAVFKAFARAMRVACAKDKQLARMLPSTKGLL
- the hisG gene encoding ATP phosphoribosyltransferase, with amino-acid sequence MPPLRLGIPKGSLQDSTVQLFARAGWNIYVSSRSYFPGTDDSELECMLIRAQEMARYVADGVIDAGLTGQDWIAEQLIASRAEVVPVQELVYSKQSFGTVKWVLAAPEDSRFKTPKDFAGCTIATELVRVTQQYFEERGVDVTVEFSWGATEVKPPVLADGIVEATETGSTLRANRLRIIDTVMESKTQLIANPAAWADAWKRTKIENIALLLRAAIEAQGRVGLMLNVRREGLARLLELVPALRRPTISPLSDDEWVAVNTIIEERTVRDLVPKLKSAGAEGIVEYPLNKIVM
- a CDS encoding HisA/HisF-related TIM barrel protein, which gives rise to MLIPAIDLRDGQVVQLVQGKRLALATDDWQSWVDRFRPFPKVQLIDLDAAMERGANEPLLRKICAEKACRVGGGIRSIERAQHVLSLGATHVIVSSALFKGGHLDLEFAARLADSLGRARVIAAVDSSQGVVTIRGWQEATRVTAVEAARALEPFCDELLYTNVDTEGLMQGIPMDAVRAVREATSRRVVAAGGITTQQEIDELDAMGVDAVVGMAIYTGRLALRQP
- the hisI gene encoding phosphoribosyl-AMP cyclohydrolase, which gives rise to MDFDKFHGLVPAVVQDDASNEVLMVGFMNAEALQRTRETGFVTFFSRTRKALWMKGETSGNRLRVVRLLTDCDTDTVLARVERQGDGLVCHLGTVSCFTQEIA
- the hisH gene encoding imidazole glycerol phosphate synthase subunit HisH; amino-acid sequence: MIVALIDYKAGNLTSVRKALAALGAEILTPDSPADLDRADAIIVPGVGHFEATAALDAGWHSAIRSRLAAGVPLLGICLGQQWLFEGSDEAPDVPGLGVFPGRCVKLDPARGLMDDRAPGARYPVPGSLKVPHVGWNALKQTTRSSRLLAGVQDEAQAYFTHSYVAPDSDATVAITEHGVPFASVVEHGLVFGAQFHPEKSGETGLKMLRNFLEVAEEGRARRAGPTGATQPLPTPDLSRRSPRAKAAARFPPGFDGRRPIDEGRSREVR
- the hisF gene encoding imidazole glycerol phosphate synthase subunit HisF, translated to MLSKRIIACLDVRDGQVVKGINFEGLRNAGDPAELARRYNVEGIDELVILDVTATLEKRRTMARTVATVAKELFIPLAVGGGIASEEDAAAAVEAGADKVSINSAAVANPSLVTSLARRYGSQAVVVAIDAKLEGNRFGVYVRSGSTPTGRDAVEWAREAADRGAGEILLTSIDKDGTRSGFDLPMTAAVSRAVSIPVIASGGAGTFSHFSDVFTEGCADAALAASVFHFSEHAVSELKAHLDAQGIPVRLR
- the hisD gene encoding histidinol dehydrogenase, with protein sequence MLPILESTDTRALRRLLDRTPDDHARIEPAVRDILGAVRTRGDKALVEFARKFDRLEGPIELSPAEIHAGAGDCPREVRAAIRKAARHIRMVARAQVPATWTKQVAPGVKVSQRVVPLERVGCYVPGGRYPLPSSLLMAAVTARAAGVPEVIVTCPRPDASVLAAAVEAGVDRIFQLGGAQAIAALAYGTATVPRVDKIVGPGNAYVALAKALVARDCAIDFFAGPSEIVVVASSGDPAWIAADLLAQAEHDVDARALFLTPSRRLAQQVARAIEAQLAGPDAQGTPARDSLARNGAIVVTRTIAEAAALANRIAPEHLVVDTPELGASIPVAGSIFVGAWTAQAAGDYAIGSNHVLPTSGAARFRGGLHAWDFVRVSTVQQLTKRGVALVGPTAATLADAEGLKLHAASIRARLGIAPKVGPVKARARRPSARSSR
- a CDS encoding pyridoxal phosphate-dependent aminotransferase, whose amino-acid sequence is MTTARAGDRAGTSGSMERPGTVAPAGANQYEYDRADAPADALRLHLNEHTGGCSAAVTEAVARVTRETVAKYPDYTAVTRAVADHLDVPTSRVLLTNGLDEGIFAVAIAQLRPPGVAAGLVRQPARGTSPAPAPVSASGTGRKSRIVAGSLQPVACGLNEALILEPAFGMYADAVEAVGGTVVRVMPGAGLSLDREAIAAAVTPLTGALFVASPGNPSGISLTLAEITWLASLLPAGALLLLDEAYVEFGGESFIPHLDRWSNVVVGRTFAKAYGLAGMRVGAVVAREDVITRLRRVLPPYSLNVFVVAALEAALGDRAYMDDYRAQVAESKRLLYDACERWGLPCVRSDANFVLVRAGDKRQALLDGLQARNIYIRDRDRQPGCEGCVRVTTGLVTHTTTCIAAMEEILCARA
- a CDS encoding endonuclease/exonuclease/phosphatase family protein is translated as MRRLLLASVLLAGMVTALEGQQERREFPPTTAPLSRALTVLTFNIHHAEDTDGKVDVGRIAKLIQNSQADIVGLQEVDRGVERTARRDLLKEIADHAGMRFAFGKNLDHQGGDYGNALLTSLPIVSVGNKRLPNTGGGEQRGVLQVVVDVEGTQVLVLTTHLDHRKEDPQRVASADAILDMVQAFGPGPVVAMGDFNDVPGSATWTRLMTVFTDTWAAVGSGDGFSIPVEAPAKRIDWILVRGAEPVSAEVLKSEASDHLPVVARVKLR